Proteins co-encoded in one Corylus avellana chromosome ca9, CavTom2PMs-1.0 genomic window:
- the LOC132192214 gene encoding L-type lectin-domain containing receptor kinase IV.1-like, whose translation MHSIAMFMSKLVLLLSLLISFVSSEDTSFTFDGFKSANLSLDGIAEITSTGLLKLTNNTNFQMGQAFYPNPISFRNSSNGAVSSFSTTFVFAIVSEDAALSGYGLAFVIAPTRGLPAGILSKFLGLFNTTSFVNPKNQLVGVELDTTKNPEIDDINDNHVGIDINGLQSERSATAGYYADDNGGFRTLSLKSGQQMQVWLEYDGVQKQINVTLAPLDVGKPKIPLLSLSRDLSPIIGNNMYVGFSSATGETLANHYVLAWSFKMNGQAPELLLSQVQLPPILVGIERSKFLTIGLPVIIVSLASVAISGVIYVIRRKRKFEELLEDWELDYGPQRFKYKDLFVATKGFREKEQLGKGGFGKVYRGVLPTSKIEIAVKRISHESRQGMKEFVAEIASMGRLRHRNLVPLLGYCRRKKELLLVYDFMPSGSLDKYLFYQPTLTLCWSQRFRVIKGVASGLFYLHEEWEQVVVHRDVKASNVLLDGELNARLGDFGLARFYDRGTDPQTTHVVGTIGYIAPELTRSGKATTSTDVFAFGAFLLEVACGRRPIEPRWRTEDAILVDWVFSQLNRGEILGARDPNLGADYVAEEVELVLKLGLLCSHSEPAARPSMRQVVQFLEGGIPLPELPSVGLYASGLTFAMSYPVAPMDNAFTPLSSIADSLLLEGR comes from the coding sequence ATGCACAGTATAGCCATGTTCATGTCCAAGCTTGTATTGCTTCTGTCTCTCCTAATCAGCTTCGTATCCTCCGAAGATACCAGCTTCACCTTCGACGGGTTTAAGTCGGCAAATCTAAGCCTAGACGGCATAGCAGAAATCACTTCCACTGGCCTTTTGAAGCTCACTAATAATACAAACTTTCAAATGGGTCAGGCTTTCTACCCCAATCCAATAAGCTTCAGGAACTCGTCGAATGGCGCCGTTTCCTCCTTCTCTACGACTTTCGTCTTCGCTATCGTTTCTGAAGATGCCGCTTTGAGCGGTTATGGGCTTGCTTTCGTGATTGCTCCAACAAGAGGACTCCCGGCGGGTATTTTATCCAAGTTCCTTGGCCTTTTCAATACTACCAGCTTTGTTAATCCCAAGAATCAACTCGTTGGCGTAGAGCTCGATACAACCAAGAACCCAGAAATTGACGACATCAATGATAACCATGTTGGGATTGATATAAACGGGTTGCAGTCCGAGAGATCTGCTACAGCAGGATATTATGCTGATGACAATGGTGGGTTTAGGACCCTGAGCCTTAAAAGTGGGCAGCAAATGCAAGTTTGGCTGGAATACGATGGTGTCCAGAAGCAAATCAATGTTACTTTAGCTCCACTTGACGTCGGTAAACCCAAAATTCCGCTATTGTCTTTGTCCCGCGATCTTTCACCTATCATTGGCAACAACATGTATGTTGGCTTCTCGTCCGCAACTGGCGAGACCCTAGCGAACCATTATGTTCTGGCTTGGAGCTTTAAGATGAATGGCCAGGCTCCAGAACTTCTTCTCTCTCAAGTCCAGCTGCCTCCGATATTAGTCGGTATAGAGAGATCTAAATTTTTGACAATTGGGTTGCCTGTGATTATTGTTAGTTTAGCGTCGGTAGCAATTTCAGGTGTAATTTATGTCATAAGAAGGAAGAGGAAGTTCGAAGAATTGCTGGAAGACTGGGAGCTTGACTATGGGCCTCAGAGATTCAAATACAAAGATCTTTTTGTTGCCACAAAAGGATTTAGGGAGAAAGAGCAATTGGGCAAAGGTGGATTTGGTAAGGTCTATAGAGGTGTACTACCTACCTCCAAAATTGAGATTGCGGTGAAGAGGATCTCCCATGAATCAAGGCAGGGAATGAAAGAATTTGTTGCAGAAATTGCCAGCATGGGTCGGCTCCGCCACAGAAATTTAGTACCACTCTTGGGGTATTGCCGGCGAAAGAAAGAGCTGCTGTTGGTGTATGACTTCATGCCTAGTGGAAGCCTAGACAAGTACCTTTTTTACCAACCTACGCTCACTCTGTGCTGGAGCCAGAGATTTCGAGTAATAAAAGGTGTGGCCTCGGGGCTGTTTTATCTACACGAAGAATGGGAGCAAGTTGTTGTTCACAGAGATGTCAAGGCTAGTAATGTCTTGCTAGATGGTGAACTGAATGCTAGATTAGGAGACTTCGGTCTTGCAAGATTTTATGACCGTGGAACTGACCCTCAGACGACCCATGTGGTTGGAACCATTGGGTATATTGCGCCGGAGCTTACTCGAAGCGGCAAGGCCACTACAAGCACCGATGTGTTTGCCTTCGGAGCCtttttgcttgaggtggcttGTGGAAGAAGGCCAATAGAGCCACGGTGGCGAACAGAGGATGCCATTTTGGTTGATTGGGTGTTTTCTCAATTGAACCGAGGCGAAATTCTTGGGGCAAGGGATCCAAATTTGGGTGCAGATTATGTAGCAGAGGAAGTAGAGTTGGTATTGAAACTTGGGTTGCTCTGCTCTCATTCAGAGCCTGCAGCTAGGCCAAGCATGCGCCAAGTTGTGCAGTTCTTGGAGGGGGGTATTCCTCTTCCAGAGTTACCGTCGGTTGGTCTTTATGCCAGCGGTTTAACGTTCGCCATGTCTTATCCGGTGGCTCCTATGGACAATGCGTTCACGCCTTTATCTTCTATTGCAGACTCGCTTCTCTTGGAGGGTCGCTGA
- the LOC132162434 gene encoding uncharacterized protein LOC132162434 → MGSTTEELSKMWNRLRLSEEEESDVVVQEDVLEEGVNRGSNCLVGRLIVDRVIAKSTVKGMLMRRWRPTGELSFKVMGENLFLLDFENPGDKFLVLEGRPWVVDGILFAIEDFDGISTPASIDFENVAFWVRMYNLPLACMSRVVGQKLGATVGEVVEVDTNDDGMGWGEFLRVRIKVNVSKPLARGRTLKVRGQAIWIAFQYERIPRFCFSCGVISHGRSGCQEGTRKRMHGDESEMQFGPWLRAGSPSRRQERGWGRTGGESSGTESPSRWRSEGQGREAREVRPGNRGKSGGESQTETDGTSVGYASNLNGDIPKSQVFPSGENTALNENYAKEGVGAVSGNYVSSRRQGGDAGFKLKDSCMSGSQEVNEEIIWGFNASPNMQEREVAGPSLDMQEGLRGNKEGNNTIHGTCKVNENFVQAVQGEKSREQKKKSVTSWKKRARIGSGEKKEGVGILSITGVRKAASLVNATESPSSQKKGKWNEDGRESRAMDEAVAGEQPRQSQ, encoded by the coding sequence ATGGGGAGTACCACGGAGGAATTATCAAAGATGTGGAACAGGCTACGCTTATCggaggaagaagaaagtgaTGTGGTGGTGCAAGAAGACGTGCTGGAAGAAGGAGTGAACAGGGGCTCTAATTGCTTGGTGGGGCGGTTGATTGTGGACCGAGTTATAGCGAAAAGCACTGTTAAGGGTATGCTGATGAGAAGATGGAGACCAACAGGGGAGCTATCTTTCAAAGTAATGGGAGAGAATCTATTCCTTCTGGATTTTGAGAACCCTGGGGATAAATTCTTGGTGCTTGAAGGCCGGCCTTGGGTTGTTGATGGGATTCTATTCGCCATTGAAGATTTCGATGGAATTTCCACACCGGCCAGTATTGATTTTGAGAATGTTGCCTTTTGGGTCCGGATGTACAACTTGCCGCTAGCCTGTATGAGTAGAGTTGTGGGTCAAAAACTGGGAGCAACCGTTGGAGAAGTGGTGGAAGTTGACACCAACGATGATGGTATGGGTTGGGGCGAATTTCTGAGGGTAAGAATCAAAGTTAATGTGTCAAAACCCCTCGCCAGGGGACGCACGTTGAAAGTAAGGGGACAGGCAATTTGGATTGCTTTCCAGTATGAAAGAATCCCTCGGTTTTGCTTCAGCTGTGGTGTTATTTCCCATGGCCGTAGCGGCTGCCAGGAAGGAACGAGAAAAAGAATGCATGGGGACGAGTCTGAAATGCAATTTGGGCCGTGGTTGAGAGCTGGATCACCAAGCCGTCGACAGGAGAGGGGCTGGGGGCGTACGGGGGGTGAATCCTCGGGGACTGAATCTCCATCCCGATGGAGAAGCGAAGGCCAGGGCAGGGAGGCGCGTGAGGTCAGACCGGGAAACAGAGGAAAATCAGGAGGCGAATCTCAAACCGAAACGGACGGTACTTCCGTCGGTTACGCTTCCAATCTTAATGGTGATATCCCTAAGAGTCAGGTTTTTCCTTCCGGGGAGAATACGGCTTTAAACGAAAATTACGCTAAGGAAGGAGTGGGAGCCGTTTCTGGAAATTATGTCTCCTCTAGAAGGCAAGGTGGCGATGCAGGTTTTAAACTGAAAGATTCTTGCATGAGTGGGTCACAGGAGGTAAATGAGGAAATTATATGGGGGTTTAATGCTTCCCCTAACATGCAGGAACGTGAGGTGGCAGGTCCCTCTTTGGACATGCAAGAAGGTTTACGTGGAAATAAAGAGGGGAATAACACTATACATGGCACGTGTAAAGTGAATGAAAATTTTGTGCAAGCTGTCCAAGGGGAGAAGTCACGAGAACAGAAGAAAAAATCTGTCACCTCTTGGAAAAAGAGGGCCAGGATCGGGTCTGGGGAAAAAAAGGAAGGGGTGGGAATTCTCAGTATTACTGGAGTGCGAAAGGCGGCATCACTGGTGAATGCCACTGAAAGCCCTTCAAGtcagaaaaaaggaaagtggAATGAAGATGGAAGGGAGTCAAGGGCGATGGATGAGGCGGTGGCTGGGGAACAGCCCCGCCAGTCTCAATGA
- the LOC132192029 gene encoding L-type lectin-domain containing receptor kinase IV.1-like, with translation MHSIAMFMSKLVLLLSLLIRFVSSQDTSFTFVGFKSANLSLDGIAEMTSTGLLKLTNNTNFQMGHAFYPNPISFRNSSNGSVYSFSTTFVFAIVSEDATESGHGLAFVIAPTRGLPAGSPGQYLGLFNSNNSGDPKNQVVAIELDTSRNPEFDDINNNHVGIDINGLKSEESAGVGYYADDDNGGFRTLSLISGQQMQVWVEYDGVQKQINVTLAPLDVSKPKIPLLSLSRDLSPIISNNMYVGFSSATGKRLANHYALAWSFKMNGQAPELLFSQVQLPPILVGVIYVIRRKRKFEELLEDWELDYGPQRFKYKDLFVATKGFREKELLGKGGFGKVYRGVLTTSKIEIAVKRISHESRQGMKEFVAEIASMGRLRHRNLVPLLGYCRRKKELLLVYDFMPSGSLDKYLFYQPTLTLCWSQRFRVIKGVASGLFYLHEEWEQVVVHRDVKASNVLLDGELNARLGDFGLARFYDRGTDPQTTHVVGTIGYIAPELTRSGKATTSTDVFAFGAFLLEVACGRRPVEPRWQTEDAILVDWVFSHWSRGEILGARDSNLGADYVAEEVELVLKLGLLCSHSEPAARPSMRQVVQFLEGDFCLPELPSVGLCANGLTFAISSSAPMDNLFTPLSSVADSLLLEGR, from the exons ATGCACAGTATAGCCATGTTCATGTCCAAGCTAGTATTGCTTCTGTCTCTCCTAATCAGGTTCGTATCATCCCAAGATACCAGCTTCACCTTCGTCGGGTTTAAGTCGGCAAATCTAAGCCTAGACGGCATAGCAGAAATGACTTCCACTGGCCTTTTGAAGCTCACTAATAATACAAACTTTCAAATGGGTCATGCTTTCTACCCCAATCCAATAAGCTTCAGGAACTCGTCGAATGGCTCCGTTTACTCCTTCTCTACGACTTTCGTCTTCGCTATCGTTTCTGAAGATGCCACTGAGAGCGGTCATGGGCTTGCTTTCGTGATTGCTCCAACAAGAGGACTCCCGGCAGGTAGTCCAGGCCAGTACCTTGGCCTTTTCAATTCTAACAACTCTGGTGATCCCAAGAATCAAGTCGTTGCCATAGAGCTCGATACATCCAGGAACCCAGAATTTGACGACATCAATAATAACCATGTTGGGATTGATATAAACGGGTTGAAGTCCGAAGAATCTGCTGGAGTGGGATATTATGCTGATGATGACAATGGTGGGTTTAGGACCCTGAGCCTTATAAGTGGGCAGCAAATGCAAGTTTGGGTGGAATACGATGGTGTCCAGAAGCAAATCAATGTTACTTTAGCTCCCCTTGATGTCAGTAAACCCAAAATTCCCCTATTGTCTTTGTCCCGCGATCTTTCACCTATCATTAGCAACAACATGTATGTTGGCTTCTCGTCCGCAACTGGCAAGCGCCTAGCGAACCATTATGCTCTGGCTTGGAGCTTTAAGATGAATGGCCAGGCTCCAGAACTTCTTTTCTCTCAAGTTCAGCTGCCTCCGATATTAGTAG GTGTAATTTATGTCATAAGAAGGAAGAGGAAGTTCGAAGAATTGCTGGAAGACTGGGAGCTTGACTATGGGCCTCAGAGATTCAAATACAAAGATCTTTTTGTTGCCACAAAAGGATTTAGGGAGAAAGAGCTATTGGGCAAAGGTGGATTTGGTAAGGTCTATAGAGGTGTACTAACTACCTCCAAAATTGAGATTGCGGTGAAGAGGATCTCCCATGAATCAAGGCAGGGAATGAAAGAATTTGTTGCAGAAATTGCCAGCATGGGTCGGCTCCGCCACAGAAATTTAGTACCACTCTTGGGGTATTGCCGGCGAAAGAAAGAGCTGCTGTTGGTGTATGACTTCATGCCTAGTGGAAGCCTAGACAAGTACCTTTTTTACCAACCTACGCTCACTCTGTGTTGGAGCCAGAGATTTCGAGTAATAAAAGGTGTGGCCTCGGGGCTGTTTTATCTACACGAAGAATGGGAGCAAGTTGTTGTTCACAGAGATGTCAAGGCTAGTAATGTCTTGCTAGATGGTGAACTGAATGCTAGATTAGGAGACTTCGGTCTTGCAAGATTTTATGACCGTGGAACTGACCCTCAGACGACCCATGTGGTTGGAACCATTGGGTATATTGCGCCGGAGCTTACTCGAAGCGGCAAGGCCACTACAAGCACCGATGTGTTTGCCTTCGGAGCCTTTTTGCTTGAGGTTGCTTGTGGAAGAAGGCCAGTAGAGCCACGGTGGCAAACAGAGGATGCCATTTTGGTTGATTGGGTGTTTTCTCACTGGAGCCGAGGCGAAATTCTTGGGGCAAGGGATTCAAATTTGGGTGCAGATTATGTAGCAGAGGAAGTAGAGTTGGTTTTGAAACTTGGGTTGCTCTGCTCTCATTCAGAGCCTGCAGCTAGGCCAAGCATGCGCCAAGTTGTGCAGTTTTTGGAGGGGGATTTTTGTCTTCCAGAGTTACCGTCGGTTGGCCTTTGTGCCAACGGCTTAACGTTTGCCATTTCTTCTTCGGCTCCTATGGACAATTTGTTCACGCCTTTGTCTTCTGTTGCAGACTCGCTTCTCTTGGAGGGTCGCTGA
- the LOC132191273 gene encoding L-type lectin-domain containing receptor kinase IV.1-like isoform X1, translated as MQNKGMLSKLVLLLPLLISLVASKDTSFTFVRFTSANVSLDGIARITSAGPLKLTDTERQQKGHAFYPNPINFKNSSNDTASSTTFVFAIISEYPTLSGHGIAFVIAPTRGLPGALPSQYLGLFNGSNDGNASNHVFAVELDTIQSSEFADINDNHVGININGLKSETSAGAGYYADDNGEFKTLSLISGQQMQVWLEYDGVQKKIEVTLAPLNVEKPKTPLLSLSHDLSPIIEENMYIGFSSSTGSVLTAHYLLGWRFKMNDEAPELLISQVQLPPILGGNHIERSKFFIIGLPIIIVSFVLVAISGVVYVIRRKRKFAELLEDWELDYGPQRFKYKDLFVATKGFREKELLRRGGFGKVYRGVLPTSNIEIAVKRVSHESRQGIKEFVTEIVSLGRHRHRNLVPLLGYYRRQKELLLVYDYMACGSLNKYLYYQPELTLGWSQRFGIIKGVASGLFYLHEEWEQVVVHRDVKASNVMLDGELNARLGDFGLAIFYDRGSDPQTTHVVGTVGYIAPEHTRSGKATTSTDVFAFGAFLLEVACGRRPIEPRWRTEDIILVDCVLSHWNRGEILGAKDPNLGTDYVAEEVELVLKLGLLCSNSEPSARPSMRQVIQFLEGDVPLPELPLVGLCASGLTFAMTYPSPVDIAIMPLSSVADSLLSGGR; from the coding sequence ATGCAAAATAAAGGCATGTTGTCCAAACTAGTATTGCTTCTGCCTCTCCTAATTAGCTTAGTAGCCTCCAAAGATACCAGCTTCACCTTCGTCAGGTTTACATCGGCAAATGTAAGCCTAGACGGCATAGCCAGAATCACTTCTGCGGGCCCTTTAAAGCTCACTGATACAGAACGTCAACAAAAGGGTCATGCTTTCTACCCCAATCCAATAAACTTCAAGAACTCGTCCAATGATACCGCTTCCTCTACTACCTTTGTATTTGCTATCATTTCTGAATATCCCACTTTGAGCGGTCATGGAATTGCTTTTGTGATTGCTCCCACAAGAGGGCTCCCAGGAGCTCTGCCAAGCCAGTACCTTGGGCTTTTCAATGGCAGCAACGACGGTAATGCCTCCAACCATGTTTTCGCCGTAGAGCTCGATACCATCCAGAGCAGCGAGTTTGCTGACATCAATGATAACCATGTTGGGATTAATATAAATGGCTTGAAGTCCGAGACATCTGCTGGCGCAGGATATTATGCTGATGACAATGGTGAGTTTAAGACCCTGAGCCTTATAAGTGGTCAGCAAATGCAAGTTTGGTTGGAATACGATGGTGTCCAGAAGAAAATCGAGGTCACTTTGGCTCCTCTTAATGTCGAAAAACCCAAAACTCCGCTACTGTCTTTGTCGCATGATCTTTCACCAATCATTGAAGAGAACATGTATATTGGCTTCTCGTCCTCAACTGGCTCGGTCCTAACCGCACATTATCTTCTTGGTTGGAGATTTAAGATGAATGACGAGGCTCCAGAACTTCTCATCTCTCAAGTTCAGCTGCCTCCGATATTAGGAGGTAATCATATAGAAAGATcgaaattttttataattgggTTGCCTATAATAATTGTTAGTTTCGTCTTGGTAGCAATTTCAGGTGTAGTTTATGTCATAAGAAGGAAGAGGAAGTTTGCAGAATTGCTGGAAGACTGGGAACTTGACTATGGGCCTCAGAGATTCAAATACAAAGATCTTTTTGTTGCCACAAAAGGATTTAGGGAGAAAGAGCTATTGCGTAGGGGTGGATTTGGTAAGGTGTATAGAGGTGTACTACCTACCTCCAATATTGAGATTGCGGTGAAGAGGGTTTCCCATGAATCAAGGCAGGGAATAAAAGAATTCGTTACAGAAATTGTGAGTCTGGGTCGGCACCGCCACAGGAATTTAGTACCACTCTTGGGGTATTACCGCCGACAGAAAGAGCTGCTTCTGGTGTATGACTACATGGCCTGTGGAAGCCTAAACAAGTACCTCTATTACCAACCTGAGCTCACTCTGGGCTGGAGCCAGAGATTTGGAATAATAAAAGGTGTGGCATCGGGGCTGTTTTATCTACACGAAGAATGGGAGCAAGTTGTTGTTCACAGAGATGTCAAGGCAAGTAATGTCATGCTTGATGGTGAACTGAATGCCAGATTAGGAGACTTCGGTCTTGCAATATTTTATGACCGTGGAAGTGACCCTCAAACGACCCATGTGGTTGGAACCGTTGGGTATATTGCGCCAGAGCATACTCGAAGCGGCAAGGCCACAACAAGCACAGATGTGTTTGCCTTCGGGGCCTTTTTACTTGAGGTAGCTTGTGGAAGAAGACCTATAGAGCCACGGTGGCGAACAGAGGATATCATTTTGGTTGATTGCGTGCTTTCTCATTGGAACCGAGGCGAAATTCTTGGGGCAAAGGATCCAAATTTGGGTACAGATTATGTAGCAGAAGAAGTGGAGTTGGTATTGAAACTTGGGTTGCTGTGCTCCAATTCAGAGCCTTCAGCTAGGCCAAGCATGCGCCAAGTTATTCAGTTCTTGGAGGGGGATGTTCCTCTTCCAGAGTTACCTTTGGTTGGTCTTTGTGCCAGCGGCTTAACGTTTGCCATGACTTATCCGTCTCCTGTGGACATTGCGATCATGCCTTTGTCTTCCGTCGCAGATTCGCTTCTCTCGGGGGGTCGTTGA
- the LOC132191273 gene encoding L-type lectin-domain containing receptor kinase IV.1-like isoform X2, with amino-acid sequence MQNKGMLSKLVLLLPLLISLVASKDTSFTFVRFTSANVSLDGIARITSAGPLKLTDTERQQKGHAFYPNPINFKNSSNDTASSTTFVFAIISEYPTLSGHGIAFVIAPTRGLPGALPSQYLGLFNGSNDGNASNHVFAVELDTIQSSEFADINDNHVGININGLKSETSAGAGYYADDNGEFKTLSLISGQQMQVWLEYDGVQKKIEVTLAPLNVEKPKTPLLSLSHDLSPIIEENMYIGFSSSTGSVLTAHYLLGWRFKMNDEAPELLISQVQLPPILGAISGVVYVIRRKRKFAELLEDWELDYGPQRFKYKDLFVATKGFREKELLRRGGFGKVYRGVLPTSNIEIAVKRVSHESRQGIKEFVTEIVSLGRHRHRNLVPLLGYYRRQKELLLVYDYMACGSLNKYLYYQPELTLGWSQRFGIIKGVASGLFYLHEEWEQVVVHRDVKASNVMLDGELNARLGDFGLAIFYDRGSDPQTTHVVGTVGYIAPEHTRSGKATTSTDVFAFGAFLLEVACGRRPIEPRWRTEDIILVDCVLSHWNRGEILGAKDPNLGTDYVAEEVELVLKLGLLCSNSEPSARPSMRQVIQFLEGDVPLPELPLVGLCASGLTFAMTYPSPVDIAIMPLSSVADSLLSGGR; translated from the exons ATGCAAAATAAAGGCATGTTGTCCAAACTAGTATTGCTTCTGCCTCTCCTAATTAGCTTAGTAGCCTCCAAAGATACCAGCTTCACCTTCGTCAGGTTTACATCGGCAAATGTAAGCCTAGACGGCATAGCCAGAATCACTTCTGCGGGCCCTTTAAAGCTCACTGATACAGAACGTCAACAAAAGGGTCATGCTTTCTACCCCAATCCAATAAACTTCAAGAACTCGTCCAATGATACCGCTTCCTCTACTACCTTTGTATTTGCTATCATTTCTGAATATCCCACTTTGAGCGGTCATGGAATTGCTTTTGTGATTGCTCCCACAAGAGGGCTCCCAGGAGCTCTGCCAAGCCAGTACCTTGGGCTTTTCAATGGCAGCAACGACGGTAATGCCTCCAACCATGTTTTCGCCGTAGAGCTCGATACCATCCAGAGCAGCGAGTTTGCTGACATCAATGATAACCATGTTGGGATTAATATAAATGGCTTGAAGTCCGAGACATCTGCTGGCGCAGGATATTATGCTGATGACAATGGTGAGTTTAAGACCCTGAGCCTTATAAGTGGTCAGCAAATGCAAGTTTGGTTGGAATACGATGGTGTCCAGAAGAAAATCGAGGTCACTTTGGCTCCTCTTAATGTCGAAAAACCCAAAACTCCGCTACTGTCTTTGTCGCATGATCTTTCACCAATCATTGAAGAGAACATGTATATTGGCTTCTCGTCCTCAACTGGCTCGGTCCTAACCGCACATTATCTTCTTGGTTGGAGATTTAAGATGAATGACGAGGCTCCAGAACTTCTCATCTCTCAAGTTCAGCTGCCTCCGATATTAGGAG CAATTTCAGGTGTAGTTTATGTCATAAGAAGGAAGAGGAAGTTTGCAGAATTGCTGGAAGACTGGGAACTTGACTATGGGCCTCAGAGATTCAAATACAAAGATCTTTTTGTTGCCACAAAAGGATTTAGGGAGAAAGAGCTATTGCGTAGGGGTGGATTTGGTAAGGTGTATAGAGGTGTACTACCTACCTCCAATATTGAGATTGCGGTGAAGAGGGTTTCCCATGAATCAAGGCAGGGAATAAAAGAATTCGTTACAGAAATTGTGAGTCTGGGTCGGCACCGCCACAGGAATTTAGTACCACTCTTGGGGTATTACCGCCGACAGAAAGAGCTGCTTCTGGTGTATGACTACATGGCCTGTGGAAGCCTAAACAAGTACCTCTATTACCAACCTGAGCTCACTCTGGGCTGGAGCCAGAGATTTGGAATAATAAAAGGTGTGGCATCGGGGCTGTTTTATCTACACGAAGAATGGGAGCAAGTTGTTGTTCACAGAGATGTCAAGGCAAGTAATGTCATGCTTGATGGTGAACTGAATGCCAGATTAGGAGACTTCGGTCTTGCAATATTTTATGACCGTGGAAGTGACCCTCAAACGACCCATGTGGTTGGAACCGTTGGGTATATTGCGCCAGAGCATACTCGAAGCGGCAAGGCCACAACAAGCACAGATGTGTTTGCCTTCGGGGCCTTTTTACTTGAGGTAGCTTGTGGAAGAAGACCTATAGAGCCACGGTGGCGAACAGAGGATATCATTTTGGTTGATTGCGTGCTTTCTCATTGGAACCGAGGCGAAATTCTTGGGGCAAAGGATCCAAATTTGGGTACAGATTATGTAGCAGAAGAAGTGGAGTTGGTATTGAAACTTGGGTTGCTGTGCTCCAATTCAGAGCCTTCAGCTAGGCCAAGCATGCGCCAAGTTATTCAGTTCTTGGAGGGGGATGTTCCTCTTCCAGAGTTACCTTTGGTTGGTCTTTGTGCCAGCGGCTTAACGTTTGCCATGACTTATCCGTCTCCTGTGGACATTGCGATCATGCCTTTGTCTTCCGTCGCAGATTCGCTTCTCTCGGGGGGTCGTTGA